GCGAATATTGCGGGTTATCGCGCAGTGGTGGAAGCGGCTCAGCATTTCGGTCGTTTTTTCACCGGTCAAATCACCGCCGCAGGAAAGATTCCTCCTGCAAAGGTCATGGTGATCGGCGCGGGCGTGGCGGGTCTTTCGGCGATTGGCGCGGCGAAAAGCATGGGCGCGATCGTGAGAGCGTTCGACACGCGACCGGAAGTGAAAGAACAGGTCGAGAGTATGGATGCGGAGTTTCTGGAACTCGATTTTGAAGAAGAAGGTTCGGGATCGGGCGGTTACGCGAAGGTCATGAGCGAAGAGTTCATTAAAGCTGAAATGGAATTGTTCGCCGAGCAGGCCAAGGAAGTGGATATCATTATCACCACGGCTTTGATTCCCGGAAAACCCGCTCCAGAGCTGATTACGGAAGCGATGGTCTCCTCCATGAAAGACGGTAGCGTTATTGTCGATCTGGCGGCAGAGCAGGGCGGTAACTGTAAATTGTCAAAAGCAGGCGAAGTGGTGAGCGCGCACGGCGTGTCCATCATCGGCTACACCGATTTGCCAAGCCGTTTGTCGGCGCAGTCGAGTCAGTTGTATGGCACCAATCTGCGCCATCTGCTGACAGACATGTGTCCTGAAAAGGACGGCAATTTAAAAGTCGATATGGAAGATGAAGTGGTGCGCGGCGCGACGGTGGTCAAGGATGGCGAGATCACATGGCCGCCTCCGGCTCCCAAACTTTCAGCCGCTCCGGCCAAACCGGCGGAAGCGTCCAAGCCCGCTCCAAAACCCGAAGCCAAAGAACAGCCCGCTTGGATGGGGCCGCTGATAACCTTCGGCGTCGGCGGACTCGCTCTGTTTGGATTAGGTTCGGTCGCTCCCGCTTCATTCATGGCTCATTTTACGGTATTCGTGCTGGCCTGTTTTGTCGGCTACATGGTCATCTGGAACGTTTCGGCGGCTTTGCACACTCCGCTCATGAGCGTGACCAACGCGATCAGCAGTATCATTATTATTGGCGCCATCTTACAGATCAGCTCGGGAGAACCGATCATCGTTCTTCTTGCAGGACTGGCTGTTCTGATTACGGCTATCAACATAGCAGGCGGTTTCGCGGTGACGCGCCGAATGCTGGAAATGTTTCGCAAATAGGAGGCGATAAAAGATGAGTGAAGGTATCGTAACCGCCTCTTATGTTGGGGCGACAATTCTTTTTATTCTGGCGCTGGGCGGACTGAGCAATCAGGAAACCGCGCGACGCGGTAATCTGTACGGCATGATCGGCATGACGCTGGCTCTGGTTGCGACCATTTCAAGCGTCACCGACCATATGGTATTGCTTATCCTCGGTCTGTTGGTTGGCGGTTCGGTCGGTATTGTGCTGGCGAAGCGCGTTCAAATGACGGAAATGCCGGAGCTGGTGGCCATTCTGCACAGTCTGGTAGGTCTGGCGGCGGTGCTGGTTGGATATGCAAATTTCATGGATTCAACGATTCATTTTGAGGGCGTTGAAAAATCAATTCATGACATTGAAACCTATCTGGGTATTCTTATCGGAGCGATCACGTTTTCCGGTTCCATCATTGCATTTGGTAAATTGAGCGGGAAAATCGGCGGCAATCCCATGTTACTGCCCGGACGCCACTGGATGAACCTGGGTTTGTTGATCCTGACCATCTGGTTGTGCGACGCATTTGTCGATCAATCGGCGCAGGGCGCTGGCACATTTCCTTTGATCATCATGACCTTGATCGCGCTGGCGTTTGGCGTTCATATGGTCATGGCCATTGGCGGCGCAGACATGCCGGTGGTGGTTTCGATGCTCAACAGTTATTCCGGCTGGGCCGCATCGGCGACGGGCTTCATGCTCAGCAATGACTTGTTGATCGTGACCGGCGCGCTGGTAGGAAGTAGCGGCGCGATTCTGAGCTACATCATGTGTCGCGCGATGAACCGCAAGTTTTTGTCGGTTATCGCTGGCGGATTTGGGACTACAGCGAGCGGCAGTCCTGCCGCGGCTGGAGAACAGGGTGAAGTGGTTGCGATCGATGCGGTTGAGGCGGCGACTCTTCTCAAGGAAGCCAAAGAAGTGATGATCATTCCGGGCTATGGAATGGCGGTGGCTCAAGCTCAGCACATTGTCTGCGAGATCACCAAAACCCTGCGTAGCAAGAAGGTCAACGTGCGCTTCGGAATTCATCCCGTTGCCGGACGTATGCCGGGCCACATGAACGTACTGCTGGCCGAAGCGAAGGTGCCTTACGACATCGTTTATGAAATGGATGAGATCAACGATGACTTCCCGAAAATCGACGTTTCGGTTGTTATCGGCGCGAACGACATCGTGAATCCTTCCGCTCAGGACGAACCCAACAGCCCGATTGCCGGTATGCCGGTCATGGAGTGTTGGAAAGGCGAAACGACCATCGTGCTGAAACGCGGTATGGCGACCGGTTATGCGGGCGTGGACAATCCTTTGTTCTTCAAGGAGAATACCCGCATGTTGTTTGGCGACGCCAAAAAGAGCCTGGACGAGGTCTTCAAAAATCTCTAAGGCTTTGCGTTGAAGACGCGATGCGTCTGATTACAAGTTCAAAACCTGTCGATTTGTGATGGGTTGAAAATAGGAAAGGGCCTGTTTCCTCAATAGAGGAGACAGGCTCTTTTTTTATTTCAGTGAAGCGGAATGGTGAAGGCGCCGTTGCCGTTGAACGATGGAACCAGAACCTGATTATTCCGAAAATCATAAGAAATGTCAGCGGGAGTCACCAGATTTTCCCTGAGGATTTCCATGTTTGAAAAATCACTTATCAGGTAAATTTTCCCAGTGGAGAAACTGGACACGATCAAGCGTCCCGAACGATCAAAATCCATCCCGTCGGGTCGTTTCATCTTTCCCGGAACAGCGGGCCGAATGCTTCCGTCATTGGCGACGCTCAATATTTCTCCACTCCCATAGGCGGCGGCGAGCAGACGCTTGCGAGCCGCATCGTAGACCAGGCCATTCGGATTCCTCAACCGGGAACCCTTCGCCAGAATGGACGCGGCGTAACTCTGACCGCGGCTCAGTTTGAAAATGATGTTGGCGTGCGTGTCTGAAATATAGAGGTTGCCCTCGGGGTCGGCGGCAATGTCGTTAAGAAAACGCGCTCCCATGATAGAAAGCCCGATAGAGCCGAGAAATTTTCCAGAAGCCTTGTCGAAAAAACAAACCCGGTCGATGTCCGTCACATAAAGTCGCTCGCCGACGATGGCGAGACCTTTCGGGGCATGCAGTGTCGTCCCCAGCCTGCCAGACTGGATGAAATTCAAGTTTTCAATCGAACCGTCGGGAAAGAGTTTTGTGATGAATCCGTTGTTGTTTTTTTGTCGCGCTCCGCCGTTGACGTTGGAAATATAATAGGAACCGGTGGCGGGGTCGATGATAAAACTTTCAGGTTTTTTTAATCCGCTGACGTTAAACGCAGACGCAGAGGGAGGCGCCGTGAGGAAGGTCAGGATCGTGATGAAAAGCGCATATCGTTTCATGATTCACCGGAAAAATGCCAGGGGAAACCGGGATGTGCTAAAGTGATTTTTCCTGAGGCGAAGGCCCTGTACTCTAAAGAAGGCTATCAAATGAAGGTTTCGAATAAAAGGCAAAATATTTTCAGCGGAATAGCGCTGATGGGAGCGACCGGTTTGCTGATAGGCCTGACCGTAGACAGCGTTGTTCTCATGGTCGTCGCCTGCTCTTTGGGATGCGTCGTCGGCGGCTTTGTCGGCTGGCTCGGCGGGACTCGCTTTATGTTGATTATCTGCGTCGGCGGTTTGTTGGGAACGGCGGTCGGTTACTCCACAGGGGATCGCGATATTCTGATCGTTTCAGCGGGGAGCGGCGCGGCGATCTTCGGTTTCATCGGAGCGCAGTTGGAACTGTTTTTAGGAAAACCTTGAGTTACAACGAAGTTAGAAATCGCACTGGAATTGAAAATAAAAAGCCTTGAGAACGGACAACCGCTCCCAAGGCTTCTTTATTTTTTAGGGAAAATTCCAGGGGGTTCTACTGAGGCCCGGTTTCCTTAACGCCAATTCGTTTGTAGTCTTCATCGGTCAGCATTTTAACAGTACCCGAGTCCGAAGAACTTCCCTGATGGTTGGCGGCGCAAGCCCAACAAAATGCCAGAGATACGATTAACAGCGCTTGTGCGAAAAGTTTCATTCTCTCCTCCAAAAGTTGAAATTTCCATTACTATAAAATAGTTTGGCTTAAAATTGAACGAAAAAATGGCCTCCCGCAAACTGAAATGATGCAAGGGTGAAAGGGTGGAGAAAGCGGCTTTTTAAATTTAAAGAAATGCCTGCGGGGCGCGCCAATGGTTGACTTCAGATGGAGGGCGGAGTTTCTACAATTTCTTTGGCGATGGTGAATTGGATGGAGTTGAACGCCCGGTCGATGGTTTCCTGAACGTAGTCGATGGGGATCACTACCGCCAGCCCTGAATTTTCTTCAAATACAATGCGGGGTTGTCCGGTTTGCTGGCTCAGAGCGGTTTCGGTGTAGGTCAGGTAACTGGCGATGATGCCAATCAAGCCCGGTTTCGATACGGCGGGCGCGCCGATGCTGATGATTTCCGGCTTGTAGATCACCGGGCCGCCGCTATTGCCGGGGAAGACCATGGCGTCGATCAGAAAGTCGGCGCTGTGACGATTGATCGCATCCTGAACCCGGGCGATGATGCCGGATCGCGCGATGACGTAATGACGTTCCGGGGCGGCGATGCCCATGGGAAAACCGAGAACGTAGACGAAGTCTCCTTCGGAAATCTGCTTTTGAGCCATTTCCTTCAGCGGCGTGAAATGGTAGTCGGATTTGAAAAAATCATACTGGATTTCATGAGCGGATAAAAAATTCGCGTCGATTCCGATTGCGGCGAGATCGATATCCGGGTTCTTGTGACCGGTCCACAAAGACGCGCCTGTTTTGTTGTATAATGGAATGATATAGTTGCGCGAAGGCTCAGGCCCTGAAGGATTGAAGCGAACCACAAGGTCGGTTCTGTCCTGCAAAACATGGCGGTTGGTCACAATAAAGAGATGATATTCTTGCTGATCGCTTGATATGGAATGATGCAGGCGCCCCACGAGGGTTCCGGTGCCGGTCCATGTGATATCATCCGCGGCTTCCCGATTACCGAGAGTGACGACGCAATTGAAATAGGATGGAGGTATCAATGCCATACCTGTTTTTCGGAATAATTTGAAGAAAAGTTAAGCCTGCCGATGCATTTGAACTGGTTTTTTTGAATTCAGACGCGGTTTTCGCTCAATGCCATGATAGTTTTGGGCCTTTGTAGCGACACATTGAAGATGGCGGTATGGATTTTTTCAAAGACTCAGGGAGCTGAACATTTGAATTTGAGACAGTTTTTTTCAACCGCCCTGGCATGTTTACCGATGGTCTTCATTCTGAACATCGCGCAGGCGCAAGAGACCATCACTATTTCCGGCTCCACGACGGTCGCGCCCATTGCATCTCGCGCGGCGGAGGCATTTTTAGTCAATCGACCGGAAATTAGAATTCTTGTCAATGGCGGCGGTTCCGGCGTTGGAATCAATGCGGTTGGAAGCGGTCTGGCGCAAATTGGCATGGCCTCTCGCATGATTACGCCGCGAGAGTTGTCCCGATTTGAGCGGAGTCAATTGAAGGCGCACGCGGTCGGAAGGGATGGCGTGGCCTGCGCAATTTCTGCATCGATATATAACGCGGGTGTGCGGGCCTTGACGCGCGAACAAATCGCAGGGATTTATCTCGGGAAGATAAAAAACTGGAGCGCCCTGGGCGGACCGGATAGCGCGATAGTCGTTATTGATAAGGAGCGTCACCGAGGGACGCGCCACGTTTTTATGAATTATGTGTTTGGCGACGCTAACGCGCGCACTCCCGGCGCCCGTTTGGTCACCGGTTCCAATAATGAAGAACGCGCTAAAATTGCGCAGAGTGATGCGGCCATCGGTATGTTGTCTCTTGCCTGGCTGAACGATGCGGTCAAAGGCGTTGCGATCCAGGAAGGCGACGCGCGAATCGAGCCTAGCGTTGCCAATGTGCGTTCCGGAGCCTACCCCATCACGCGAGACCTGTTGTTTGTAACCGCAGGCGAACCGGTCGGAGCGGTCAAGGAATTCATGGAATTTATATACGGTCCCAAAGGAAAAGAGATTGTCGTTGACAGCGGATACATTCCCATTGAACGTCCTTGAGAAAAGGCCGACCGACCCACTGTTCTGGTTCTCGGCCTTGTCGGCCGGGTTGACCCTGCTGATCGGTCTGGGTTTTTATGTCTACCTGTTCTGGGCGAGCTGGCCGCTGTGGCGCGACCATTCTTTGAGTTTCTTCACCAGTACGGACTGGTTTCCCGGGGAATCCTACGGCGCTCTTGCGATGATTTACGGTTCCGTGATGGTTTCGACCCTGGCTTTGGTCACAGCCCTTCCCTTTGCCCTTGCGGGCGCGGTGACGGCGTCCGAATTTTTGTCGCCTCGATTGCGTTTGGTTTTCAAGGCGGCGATGGAGCTCATGGCGGGCGTCCCTGGAATTGTTTACGGTTTGTTGGGCGCCGCTCTGCTTGCGCTTTGGGTGAAGGACTGGTTTGGATTGATCGACGGCAACACTCTGTTCACCGCGGGGATTTTGTTGGGCGTGATGATCCTGCCGACGATCATGACTCTGGCGGAAGACGCGATTCATTCGGTGCCGCGCGAGTTTCGCGAAACGGCGGCGAGTCTGGGCCTTCCGCCCTTACAGGCTTTTTTCCGCGTCGTGTTTCCGCAGGCTCTGCCGGGCATCGTAGGCGCTGTTCTGCTTGGGCTGGGTCGGGCATTGGGCGAGACGATTGCCGTGATGCTGGTGATCGGAGGACTCGACATGATCCCGTCTCCCTGGTTCGACTGGTTTGCGCCGGGACAGAGCATCCCTTCGAAACTGGGGAGGGAAGCGGCGGAAGCGATCGGTTCGGGGATGCACTGGAACGCATTGCTGGGGCTTGGATGCGCGCTGTTTTCCGGTTCCATGTTGTTGACGGGATTTGGCTCTTATCTATTGAGGAGGCGGCAACGGTGAGGCAAACATTGGATCGCATGCTGATCGCAATAATCTTTATGTTAGCCGCAACGGGGTTGCTGGTTTTGCTGATTATTTTATCGACCGTGTTCGGCAAAGGAATGCCGGCGCTTTCTCTCGGATTTCTGACCGAGCCGTCGAGTGATTTTGGCGCCGAGGGCGGCGTGTTTTATCAAATCATTGGAACGCTGATTTTGACCGTCGGGGCATTGGCGATCGCGCTTCCCCTTGCGGTGGGGACGACCTTGTTTCAGACCGAATGTCTGCGTTCGCATCGTCTGAAAGCCGCCTTTCGCGCGGTGATTTATTCGTTGAACGCCATGCCGACCATCCTGTTCGGTCTGGCGGGTTATGTTTTGTTTGGGGTTTATTTAGGAGCCGGAGTGTCCTGGTTGACGGGCGCTCTGATATTGGGAATCATGATTCTTCCAACCATACAGGCAAGCATTCAGGAAGCCGTTGAAGGGCTTCCCGAAAAGTACCGGGAAACGGGAACCTCGTTGGGCATGACGCCCTGGGCGCTGGCGCAGAACGTGGTCCTGCCGCTATGCTGGCATGGCGCGGTGACCGGCGGATTGCTGGGGCTGGCGCGCGCGGCCGGGGAGACGGCGGCCATCATGTTCACCGCCGCCGCGTTTTCAGGCGCCACCTTCCCGCAGTCGTTTAAAGATCCGGTTCCCACTTTACAGACGCATATTCTGGTGCTGGCTCAGGACGCTTCGCAGGCGAGTTCTCTGACCAACGCCTGGGGCGCGGCATCTGTTTTATTGCTGATGGTGTTTCTATTGATCCTGTTCTCGCTTTGGGTGCGCAATCAGTTTTCCATGGAGGCCCAGCGGTGAAAGATAAAATGGTGAATCTGGAACTGAAGAACACCGAGATTACCTATAACGGAAAACCCATTTTGAAAAATCTTTGTTATGGATTTCCCGAAAACTCGATCACTTGTATTCTGGGCGCTTCCGGTTCAGGCAAGACGACCTTGTTACGCTCCCTGAGTC
This window of the Candidatus Nitrohelix vancouverensis genome carries:
- the pntB gene encoding Re/Si-specific NAD(P)(+) transhydrogenase subunit beta, yielding MSEGIVTASYVGATILFILALGGLSNQETARRGNLYGMIGMTLALVATISSVTDHMVLLILGLLVGGSVGIVLAKRVQMTEMPELVAILHSLVGLAAVLVGYANFMDSTIHFEGVEKSIHDIETYLGILIGAITFSGSIIAFGKLSGKIGGNPMLLPGRHWMNLGLLILTIWLCDAFVDQSAQGAGTFPLIIMTLIALAFGVHMVMAIGGADMPVVVSMLNSYSGWAASATGFMLSNDLLIVTGALVGSSGAILSYIMCRAMNRKFLSVIAGGFGTTASGSPAAAGEQGEVVAIDAVEAATLLKEAKEVMIIPGYGMAVAQAQHIVCEITKTLRSKKVNVRFGIHPVAGRMPGHMNVLLAEAKVPYDIVYEMDEINDDFPKIDVSVVIGANDIVNPSAQDEPNSPIAGMPVMECWKGETTIVLKRGMATGYAGVDNPLFFKENTRMLFGDAKKSLDEVFKNL
- a CDS encoding phosphate ABC transporter substrate-binding protein — protein: MAVWIFSKTQGAEHLNLRQFFSTALACLPMVFILNIAQAQETITISGSTTVAPIASRAAEAFLVNRPEIRILVNGGGSGVGINAVGSGLAQIGMASRMITPRELSRFERSQLKAHAVGRDGVACAISASIYNAGVRALTREQIAGIYLGKIKNWSALGGPDSAIVVIDKERHRGTRHVFMNYVFGDANARTPGARLVTGSNNEERAKIAQSDAAIGMLSLAWLNDAVKGVAIQEGDARIEPSVANVRSGAYPITRDLLFVTAGEPVGAVKEFMEFIYGPKGKEIVVDSGYIPIERP
- the pstC gene encoding phosphate ABC transporter permease subunit PstC — translated: MNVLEKRPTDPLFWFSALSAGLTLLIGLGFYVYLFWASWPLWRDHSLSFFTSTDWFPGESYGALAMIYGSVMVSTLALVTALPFALAGAVTASEFLSPRLRLVFKAAMELMAGVPGIVYGLLGAALLALWVKDWFGLIDGNTLFTAGILLGVMILPTIMTLAEDAIHSVPREFRETAASLGLPPLQAFFRVVFPQALPGIVGAVLLGLGRALGETIAVMLVIGGLDMIPSPWFDWFAPGQSIPSKLGREAAEAIGSGMHWNALLGLGCALFSGSMLLTGFGSYLLRRRQR
- a CDS encoding Re/Si-specific NAD(P)(+) transhydrogenase subunit alpha, whose protein sequence is MKIGVPKEVHAGERRVATTPEVVSQLKKLGFEVSVQAGAGALAHFADAAYVEAGATVVESAKTLWQESDIILKVRAPEMNPDLKTDEVDLLHENQILITFLWPAQNPELLKRLAEKQVTALAMDSVPRISRAQKMDALSSMANIAGYRAVVEAAQHFGRFFTGQITAAGKIPPAKVMVIGAGVAGLSAIGAAKSMGAIVRAFDTRPEVKEQVESMDAEFLELDFEEEGSGSGGYAKVMSEEFIKAEMELFAEQAKEVDIIITTALIPGKPAPELITEAMVSSMKDGSVIVDLAAEQGGNCKLSKAGEVVSAHGVSIIGYTDLPSRLSAQSSQLYGTNLRHLLTDMCPEKDGNLKVDMEDEVVRGATVVKDGEITWPPPAPKLSAAPAKPAEASKPAPKPEAKEQPAWMGPLITFGVGGLALFGLGSVAPASFMAHFTVFVLACFVGYMVIWNVSAALHTPLMSVTNAISSIIIIGAILQISSGEPIIVLLAGLAVLITAINIAGGFAVTRRMLEMFRK
- a CDS encoding ABC transporter permease subunit, which produces MLIAIIFMLAATGLLVLLIILSTVFGKGMPALSLGFLTEPSSDFGAEGGVFYQIIGTLILTVGALAIALPLAVGTTLFQTECLRSHRLKAAFRAVIYSLNAMPTILFGLAGYVLFGVYLGAGVSWLTGALILGIMILPTIQASIQEAVEGLPEKYRETGTSLGMTPWALAQNVVLPLCWHGAVTGGLLGLARAAGETAAIMFTAAAFSGATFPQSFKDPVPTLQTHILVLAQDASQASSLTNAWGAASVLLLMVFLLILFSLWVRNQFSMEAQR